One genomic region from Sphingobacterium multivorum encodes:
- a CDS encoding c-type cytochrome, giving the protein MDYKKLTNYLKALSWIIVALVITCTTLCVFPLKHENRKNRADAIDIHNDSLITHVSQFKEISFKDSPEGEMASYGEKLIKNTYDYFYDGEVKIGNKLACSSCHLNGGTKAFAAPYVGLTNVFPTYIGRENKIESLEERINGCFERSMNGRAIPENSKEMRAIVTYIKNISVNTVNKGRLAGQGFIKMDIPNRAADLKHGQVVFENKCASCHGRDGQGLPQTAGKGYQYPPLWGKDSYNDGAGMARLLTAARFIKANMPLGATYDAPQLKDDEAYDVAAYINSFDRPQKTDKQLDYPNLSKKPKDSPYPPYADNISIEQHKLGPFNF; this is encoded by the coding sequence ATGGATTATAAAAAACTTACAAATTACTTAAAGGCACTCAGCTGGATCATCGTCGCATTGGTCATTACTTGTACAACTTTATGTGTGTTTCCACTCAAACATGAGAATCGGAAAAACCGAGCAGATGCTATTGATATACACAACGACTCCCTTATTACACACGTTTCCCAATTTAAGGAAATCTCCTTCAAAGATAGCCCCGAAGGTGAAATGGCCAGTTATGGTGAAAAGCTAATTAAAAACACATACGATTATTTTTATGATGGTGAAGTCAAGATTGGAAACAAGCTGGCCTGTAGCAGCTGCCATCTTAATGGCGGCACAAAGGCTTTTGCTGCTCCTTACGTCGGGCTCACCAATGTCTTTCCAACCTATATTGGACGAGAAAATAAGATTGAATCACTTGAAGAGCGCATCAATGGTTGTTTTGAGCGGAGTATGAATGGTCGAGCTATTCCCGAAAACAGCAAGGAAATGAGGGCTATCGTCACCTATATCAAGAACATCAGCGTGAATACAGTTAATAAAGGTCGGTTGGCAGGCCAAGGATTTATAAAAATGGATATTCCCAACCGTGCGGCGGACCTGAAACATGGTCAAGTGGTCTTTGAGAACAAATGTGCCAGTTGTCATGGACGAGATGGACAGGGGCTGCCTCAAACAGCTGGCAAAGGATATCAATATCCACCCTTATGGGGTAAAGACAGCTACAATGATGGCGCGGGGATGGCACGATTGCTTACCGCGGCCCGTTTTATCAAAGCGAATATGCCTTTAGGCGCAACTTATGATGCACCTCAGTTGAAAGACGACGAAGCCTATGATGTGGCGGCATATATCAATTCTTTCGATAGACCTCAAAAAACAGACAAGCAATTGGACTATCCCAATCTAAGCAAAAAACCCAAAGATAGCCCCTATCCACCTTATGCCGATAACATTAGTATAGAACAACATAAACTCGGACCTTTTAATTTTTAA
- a CDS encoding LysR family transcriptional regulator, giving the protein MDFDFRLIVFYTAAQHLNFTKTAAALFISQPAVSKNIQELEKKLGVPLFERKGNNLNLTDSGQILYKYAQQIINLYNQAGQEIQELQEGRKGNLVLGASTTISQYVLPALLADFLSQYPNNRIQSFQSNSRSIEEQLIDKTLDLGITEGSTDNRALKYIPFMKDELVLVTNSQNPLLDQLKNPVLSDITRLPLVLREQGSGTRTIIENALKDNRINLSEVQIEMILPSTESIKGYLARRNSFAFLSIHTVQKEVLNNLLTIVDIPQLTIERYFYFTHLYGGLAGTPNQFLQFCLRQNFKL; this is encoded by the coding sequence ATGGATTTTGACTTCCGCTTAATTGTATTTTACACTGCTGCTCAGCACCTTAACTTCACCAAAACGGCCGCTGCCCTTTTTATCTCGCAACCAGCAGTAAGCAAAAACATCCAAGAACTAGAAAAGAAACTTGGCGTACCACTCTTCGAAAGAAAGGGTAACAATCTTAATTTAACCGATTCAGGTCAAATTCTTTATAAATATGCCCAACAGATTATCAATCTATACAATCAGGCGGGCCAAGAAATACAGGAATTGCAAGAAGGACGAAAAGGAAATCTGGTGTTGGGAGCCAGCACAACCATCTCCCAATATGTTTTACCCGCTCTACTTGCTGATTTTCTATCCCAATACCCCAACAACCGTATTCAGTCTTTTCAATCCAATAGCCGCAGTATTGAGGAACAGCTTATTGATAAAACATTGGATTTAGGTATCACGGAGGGGTCTACCGACAACCGGGCCCTGAAATACATTCCTTTTATGAAGGATGAACTGGTTCTTGTCACCAATAGCCAAAACCCACTATTAGATCAATTAAAAAATCCAGTATTATCCGATATCACACGCTTACCTTTGGTACTACGCGAGCAGGGCTCGGGTACACGAACAATTATTGAGAACGCACTAAAAGATAACCGCATCAATCTATCCGAAGTACAGATAGAAATGATCTTACCTTCAACAGAGAGTATCAAAGGCTACCTTGCCCGTCGCAACAGCTTTGCTTTTTTGTCAATTCATACGGTGCAAAAAGAAGTGTTAAATAATCTATTGACCATTGTCGATATTCCACAATTGACAATAGAACGTTACTTCTATTTTACCCATTTATATGGAGGACTTGCCGGTACGCCCAACCAGTTTCTGCAATTCTGTCTACGGCAAAACTTCAAGTTATAA
- a CDS encoding dipeptidase: MQNIKEYVEANKQRFLDELFDLLRLPSVSADPKFKGDVEKTAEFVAQKLREAGADNVEVCPTAGNPIVYGEKIIDPALPTVLTYGHYDVQPADPYELWDTPPFEPTVRDGKIYARGSADDKGQFYMHVKAFEYMIKNDALACNIKFMIEGEEEVGSVNLGTFVKENTERLKADVIVISDTSMISMEQPSLETGLRGLSYVEVEVTGPNRDLHSGVYGGAVANPATILAKLIASLHDENNHIAIPGFYDDVVELTAEERKALNEAPFDIEEYKTDLGIQNIWGEKGFTTLERTGIRPTLEVNGIWGGYIGEGAKTVLPSKANAKISMRLVPNQNSHRITELFKKHFESIAPDYVKVEVKPHHGGEPVVTPTDSIAYKAAEKALHETFGVQPIPTRGGGSIPIVALFEEVLGLKTVLLGFGLDSDNLHSPNEKYGIENYLMGISTIPLFHKYYAELSK; this comes from the coding sequence ATGCAAAACATTAAAGAATATGTAGAAGCAAACAAGCAACGTTTTTTAGATGAGTTGTTTGATTTATTGCGTTTACCATCAGTTAGTGCCGATCCTAAATTTAAAGGAGATGTCGAAAAAACTGCTGAATTTGTTGCTCAGAAATTACGTGAAGCCGGAGCCGACAATGTAGAAGTTTGTCCTACTGCTGGTAATCCAATCGTTTATGGAGAAAAAATTATTGATCCGGCACTACCTACTGTATTGACTTATGGTCATTACGACGTACAACCTGCCGACCCATATGAGTTGTGGGATACCCCTCCTTTCGAACCAACCGTCCGTGATGGCAAAATATACGCACGCGGTTCTGCCGATGATAAAGGTCAGTTTTATATGCATGTAAAGGCCTTCGAATACATGATTAAAAATGACGCCTTGGCATGCAATATCAAATTTATGATCGAAGGTGAAGAGGAAGTTGGTTCGGTCAATTTAGGCACATTTGTAAAAGAAAATACAGAGAGACTGAAAGCTGATGTTATTGTTATTTCTGACACCTCCATGATCAGCATGGAGCAACCTTCTTTAGAAACTGGCTTACGCGGTCTTTCTTATGTTGAAGTAGAGGTTACTGGCCCGAACAGAGATTTACACTCGGGTGTCTATGGTGGAGCAGTAGCCAATCCAGCAACGATATTAGCAAAACTGATTGCATCCTTGCATGATGAAAACAATCATATCGCTATCCCAGGATTTTATGATGATGTTGTCGAATTGACTGCCGAAGAACGCAAAGCATTAAATGAAGCACCTTTTGACATTGAAGAATATAAAACAGACCTAGGTATCCAAAATATTTGGGGAGAAAAAGGCTTCACAACATTAGAACGCACCGGTATTCGTCCAACCTTGGAGGTAAATGGTATCTGGGGTGGTTATATCGGTGAAGGCGCCAAAACAGTACTTCCATCAAAAGCGAATGCGAAAATCTCCATGCGTCTTGTGCCAAACCAAAACTCTCACCGTATTACGGAGCTTTTCAAAAAACATTTTGAATCTATTGCACCAGATTATGTGAAAGTAGAGGTAAAACCTCATCATGGTGGTGAGCCTGTCGTGACACCGACCGACAGCATTGCATACAAAGCAGCAGAAAAAGCGCTACATGAAACATTTGGTGTTCAACCGATCCCAACACGGGGTGGCGGATCTATTCCTATCGTTGCTCTTTTTGAGGAAGTATTGGGTTTAAAAACAGTACTTCTAGGCTTCGGTTTGGATAGTGACAACCTGCACTCGCCAAATGAAAAATATGGTATTGAGAATTACCTAATGGGAATTTCAACAATACCTTTATTTCATAAATATTACGCGGAACTAAGCAAATAA
- a CDS encoding RNA polymerase sigma factor yields MDEIYIRKVLSGDVESYRYFIKTYKDMAFSVALSIVKEEHLAEDAVQDAFIKCYQSLSSFKGKSKFSTWFYRIVVHVAFNTVRHKKLDLVNFDLSHHDTSHEDSVLDEIIAHERKEMINDALTILPARESVALRLFYLEEQSMDEIQEIMGWTLANTKVILHRARKNMQIILSQLIKKAEYYG; encoded by the coding sequence ATGGATGAAATCTATATTCGAAAAGTTCTGTCAGGCGATGTGGAATCTTATCGTTATTTTATAAAAACGTATAAGGATATGGCATTTTCTGTCGCTCTTTCTATTGTAAAGGAAGAGCATTTGGCAGAAGATGCCGTTCAGGATGCATTTATAAAGTGCTATCAATCGCTGTCTTCCTTTAAAGGGAAATCTAAATTTAGTACCTGGTTTTATCGGATTGTGGTACATGTGGCTTTTAATACCGTTCGGCATAAGAAACTGGACCTGGTCAATTTTGATCTATCCCATCACGACACGTCGCATGAGGATTCGGTATTGGATGAAATAATCGCGCATGAAAGAAAAGAAATGATCAACGACGCACTCACTATTCTGCCCGCCCGGGAGTCTGTAGCGTTACGTTTATTCTATTTAGAAGAACAGTCGATGGATGAAATTCAGGAAATTATGGGTTGGACATTGGCAAATACAAAAGTGATCTTGCACCGGGCCCGCAAAAATATGCAGATCATCTTGAGTCAGTTAATTAAAAAAGCAGAGTATTATGGATAA
- a CDS encoding outer membrane beta-barrel protein produces MKRVLQMLLFFIFAIPGLASGQSKIAGKISDVKDQLKLSDATVMLLTAKDSILTGFTRSDENGLFSLVKPDTGAYVLIVSYPKYGDFYTEIQPGVDYSKLAIGLTNTATLLQEVIVTGRIPITIKGDTTEYDAGSFKVEKNAKVEDLLKALPGITVDASGKITAQGKTVKKVLVDGEEFFGDDPTLVTRNIRSDMVDKVQVYEKKSEQAERTGVDDGQREQTINVKLKEGSKNGMFGKALLGGGTDDYYMGQLMLNKFKGSQKISVYGLFGNNGTTSMNWQDAQKYGGDSGVSYGDDGSMSWSNFTDPFSGQGVIGVPKAINSGVNFSDKFDKDKHTVNINYKYGRLSSDGNDETITTGLINNKSVKNIDSENDQHRANLKYDLKLDSLNLLTIRGGASRKNLWSDNKREAYQFGQNADTTIAENTRELVKNSINEFNFSTYFTHKFKKKGRSFTFDGQWKRNEMKGTGHLNSDLRNYSLKTDSTTDQSKVRNNTSDVLSASISYTEPLSKIWNVVVGTGIEQSNSSSIVESFNRDGEGNYTQLDRGFSNNYDFDRSSSRYKLAIVHTTEKLKFTVANNFNNDKLKQFNNYTSEGITRSYFTYNPNVSAGYSFTKTKGLWMNYTGKNQLPSLSQIQPILDNSDQINRYLGNENLKPSFRNSLNLNYNSFRVLTGNYVYVGGNISTEKNPITQNIDTLKGINTYTWNNVDGKTNTSLNVWSGVYFKLSKKLGLSNSPQFYVNMSDNYNMFNHQLNKVNTTNFNFTYNFKRDTKTGLNFDLNFSPQYRLMKSSLERNTNSNGFVFASNGSVEYFFNKTFKVYTNYTYSYEAATKAFDEKFEQFLLHPGISKKFLKNESLVLDFMINDVLNQNKGFSRSASTSVFTQRRYDTIRRYYMLKLSWDFTKMFL; encoded by the coding sequence ATGAAAAGAGTTTTACAAATGCTCTTATTTTTCATTTTTGCTATTCCTGGTCTGGCTTCAGGTCAATCCAAGATTGCTGGAAAAATAAGTGATGTAAAGGACCAACTAAAGTTATCAGACGCAACAGTCATGCTGTTGACTGCTAAAGATTCTATATTAACAGGCTTTACGAGATCTGATGAAAATGGTCTGTTTTCTTTAGTCAAGCCCGATACCGGAGCCTATGTGCTGATTGTGAGTTATCCCAAGTATGGCGACTTTTATACGGAGATTCAGCCTGGTGTGGATTATTCTAAATTGGCTATTGGCCTCACAAATACAGCTACATTATTACAAGAAGTCATTGTTACGGGCCGTATTCCGATCACCATTAAAGGTGATACGACAGAATATGACGCCGGCAGTTTTAAAGTTGAGAAGAATGCCAAAGTTGAAGACCTGTTGAAAGCTTTGCCCGGCATCACGGTTGATGCATCTGGAAAGATTACTGCACAAGGTAAAACAGTCAAAAAAGTATTGGTAGACGGCGAGGAATTTTTTGGCGACGATCCGACGCTGGTGACACGCAATATCCGTTCGGATATGGTGGATAAAGTTCAGGTTTACGAGAAAAAATCCGAACAGGCAGAACGTACAGGTGTGGATGACGGCCAGCGTGAGCAAACCATCAATGTCAAGCTGAAGGAGGGCTCTAAAAACGGCATGTTCGGAAAAGCGCTTCTTGGCGGTGGAACCGACGACTATTATATGGGGCAATTGATGTTGAACAAGTTTAAGGGATCACAGAAAATATCAGTTTATGGGCTTTTCGGTAATAATGGTACCACCAGCATGAACTGGCAAGATGCGCAAAAGTATGGTGGTGATTCAGGTGTGTCCTATGGTGATGACGGATCGATGAGCTGGTCGAATTTTACGGATCCTTTTTCTGGACAAGGAGTTATTGGTGTACCTAAAGCCATAAATTCGGGCGTTAATTTCTCGGATAAATTTGATAAAGATAAACATACAGTCAACATTAACTATAAATATGGAAGACTGAGCAGTGATGGAAATGATGAAACAATTACTACTGGTTTGATCAATAACAAATCGGTGAAGAATATAGATTCCGAAAATGACCAGCATCGTGCCAATCTGAAATATGATCTGAAATTAGATTCGTTAAATCTCTTAACCATACGAGGCGGGGCATCAAGAAAGAATCTTTGGTCAGATAACAAGCGTGAAGCTTATCAGTTTGGCCAAAACGCAGATACAACCATTGCCGAGAATACACGGGAATTGGTGAAAAATAGCATCAATGAGTTCAACTTTAGTACCTATTTTACCCATAAATTCAAGAAAAAAGGACGTTCTTTTACATTTGATGGTCAATGGAAAAGAAATGAGATGAAGGGTACTGGACATTTAAATTCTGACCTGAGAAATTATAGCTTAAAAACAGATTCAACCACGGATCAAAGTAAGGTACGTAACAATACAAGTGATGTGCTAAGTGCTTCAATCTCCTATACCGAGCCCTTATCCAAAATTTGGAATGTTGTTGTGGGAACAGGAATTGAGCAAAGTAATAGCAGTTCCATCGTGGAGTCTTTCAATAGGGATGGAGAGGGGAATTATACGCAATTGGACCGTGGTTTTAGTAATAACTATGATTTTGATAGAAGCAGCAGTAGATACAAATTGGCTATAGTTCATACAACTGAAAAATTGAAGTTCACAGTAGCCAATAATTTCAATAATGACAAATTGAAACAGTTCAATAACTATACAAGTGAGGGGATTACAAGAAGTTATTTTACCTATAATCCAAATGTGAGTGCTGGTTATTCCTTTACGAAAACTAAGGGGTTATGGATGAACTATACCGGTAAAAATCAATTGCCTTCATTGAGCCAGATCCAGCCAATCTTGGATAATTCAGACCAGATTAATCGTTATTTGGGAAATGAAAATTTAAAACCATCGTTTAGAAACTCATTAAATCTGAATTATAACTCATTCCGTGTGTTGACCGGAAATTATGTCTATGTTGGCGGTAATATTTCTACGGAAAAGAACCCGATTACGCAGAATATCGATACACTAAAAGGAATCAATACGTATACGTGGAATAATGTGGATGGTAAGACAAATACGTCTTTAAACGTATGGTCTGGAGTTTATTTCAAGTTGAGTAAAAAACTTGGCTTGTCCAACTCGCCACAGTTTTATGTGAATATGAGTGACAATTATAATATGTTCAATCACCAATTGAATAAAGTAAATACAACGAATTTTAATTTTACATATAATTTCAAGAGAGATACCAAGACAGGTTTAAATTTTGACTTGAACTTTAGTCCACAATATCGTTTGATGAAATCAAGTTTGGAACGCAATACCAACAGCAATGGTTTCGTATTCGCTTCCAACGGAAGTGTGGAGTATTTTTTCAACAAAACATTTAAGGTGTACACCAATTATACCTACTCTTACGAGGCAGCGACCAAAGCTTTTGACGAGAAGTTTGAGCAGTTTTTATTACACCCGGGTATTAGTAAGAAATTCTTGAAAAATGAATCGTTGGTGTTGGATTTTATGATCAATGATGTTCTTAACCAAAACAAGGGCTTTAGTCGTTCGGCATCGACTTCTGTCTTTACGCAACGTCGATATGATACGATACGCAGATATTATATGCTTAAACTATCATGGGATTTTACAAAAATGTTTTTATAA
- a CDS encoding GLPGLI family protein, producing the protein MLKYIFFLFFCCSAFGLKAQYTLFGRSGTISYDKTMYMKNIVSKKFIAKADDNSKQFFERIIPRLPENAVLKKSMKFNATETLFESVKDESLDAEIKQYIMMLALDFDASTLSNMSNRSFLRYNDIVGEKIIVQDSMKRIKWKITDEYREIAGYNCRRANGITPDSIYVIGYYCNEIPISGGPESINGLPGMILGLVVPSQHVSYFATKVELSNTVVMDKKKFENTKVKRMTRKAMTDQITSVLSQHMNKETVQFIMELGNL; encoded by the coding sequence ATGTTAAAATATATCTTTTTTCTCTTCTTCTGTTGTTCAGCCTTTGGTCTTAAAGCACAGTATACGTTGTTTGGCCGATCGGGAACTATTTCTTACGATAAGACGATGTATATGAAGAATATCGTAAGCAAAAAATTTATCGCTAAGGCTGATGATAATTCAAAACAGTTTTTTGAGCGTATAATACCGAGATTACCGGAAAATGCCGTGCTAAAGAAGTCAATGAAATTCAATGCCACGGAGACATTGTTCGAATCGGTAAAAGATGAGAGCCTGGATGCAGAGATTAAGCAGTATATTATGATGCTTGCGCTGGACTTTGATGCATCCACACTTTCAAATATGTCTAACCGGTCTTTTTTGAGATACAATGATATTGTTGGTGAAAAGATCATCGTTCAGGACTCTATGAAGCGCATCAAATGGAAAATTACCGATGAGTATCGCGAGATCGCAGGCTACAATTGTAGAAGAGCCAATGGGATTACGCCAGACTCCATTTATGTCATTGGTTACTACTGCAATGAGATTCCTATCAGTGGAGGTCCCGAATCCATCAATGGTCTTCCGGGAATGATTTTAGGCCTGGTGGTACCCAGCCAGCACGTTTCCTATTTTGCAACAAAAGTCGAACTTAGCAACACTGTGGTGATGGATAAAAAGAAATTCGAGAATACTAAGGTGAAACGAATGACTAGAAAGGCCATGACCGATCAGATTACAAGTGTACTGTCTCAGCACATGAATAAAGAGACAGTTCAATTTATTATGGAACTTGGCAATTTATAA